The following nucleotide sequence is from Oncorhynchus kisutch isolate 150728-3 linkage group LG29, Okis_V2, whole genome shotgun sequence.
ACATTACTTAATGACAACAATCTGTTTTCTTTCTAGACAATACTGAAAACAAAATGCACGGTGAGCTGTGAACTGGGTATATAGTCTGTGTGTAATGCTGAAGGCTTGATGCATGGAAAGATATTATAGTTGTGATGACTTGTTGAGTAGTTATAGATATCACTGAAAACCCCTTTAGTAATAGAGGCTTTTGTTTGCATGGTGGTATTGTGAAAGTGGGGTTTAATTTGACTTGATCACCCAATAAGACACAAGTCTTAATATTTATTCTTCCTTTTTCTTCAAGAAAGCAGATGTTCTTCTAAGGGACAGTGAACAGGCAGTGCCCTAGACAGTGCCCTAGACAGTGCCCTAGAGGCAGCAAGGTGGTGTGAACTGCAAACATTTAAAGGCACCGTTTCCCTCCATAGTGTAATTGGGATGGACGGGGAAGACCGCATTACAACCCTTAAAGAACTACGTTTGTATGATGGCCTGGATGAAGAGGAAAATATTCTCCTCAAGGAACCATTCATGTTCCAGTTACAGAGAGATGATTAGATGTTCTATGTGGAGGCAGTTGACAACAAGAAAAATACTGTCTTTGCCTATTTTGAGGAGCAGGAGTGAAGCCATTTTTGAGGAGTGGTCAAACCTTGTTCTTGTCTGCTTTGTTAATTGTGTTTATGTTGTTTAGTAAAGATGACTTAGAAGTCACCCGAGTCTCTGATCTCTTCACTGGAGCTGATATAACTTAATGTACAAAGCACATTCAGCTTGTCAGTATGTCTATATGGTATAGTCTGTCTGCATTCTCATGAGGAaagtaaatagcattataaatcagGATAGGTAGTAACTACACTGATATGCTCAATTAAATAATATATTAAAGTTATAACATTTATCAACACAATTCTAACAGTACATGACATGCATAAAAAGACATTGTTGTTCACTGCAACACTGTCAGTAGCTTGTCTCAAATATAGCATGAAGCAAAAAGTGTTACAACACATCTGCTGGTACTTTAAGGAAGTCTCAaaagttttgctcgcctgaggtggaGTATCTTATGATAAGCAGCAGACCTCTCTATTTACCCAGAGAGTTttcatttctatcaacatgttaaatgtgcaacctgaggtaaaattctagaccacctctactccacacacaaagCTCTCCCATGCccgccatttggcaaatctgaccataattctatccccctgattcctgcttacaagcaaaaattaatgcaggaagcaccagtgactcggtctataaaaaagtggtcagatgaagcagatgctaaactacaggactgttttgctagcacagactggaatatgttccgggattcttccgatggcattgaggagtagtacttcacatcagtcactggctttatcaataactgcatcgaggacatcgtccccacagtgactgtacgtacataccgcAACCAGAAgttatggattacaggcaacattcgcactgagatAAAGGGTAGAGCTGACACTTTCAAGGAGCGTGACTCTAACCAGGAAGCTTATAAGAagtccagacggattaccaggatgtgtactctgaactcgcaagtgtcttcactgacattttcaacctctccctgtctgaggcagtaataccaacatgtttcaagccaaccaccgtagtccctgtgcccaagaacactaaggtaacctgcgtaaattactaccgacccgtagcactcacgtctgtagccatgaaatactttgaaaggatggtcatggctcacatcaacaccattatcccagaaaccatagacccactccaatttgcatacctcaccaacagatccacagatgatgcaatctctattgcactccacacagccctttcccacctggacaaaaggaacacctatgtgagaatgctattcattgactacagctcagcgttcaacaccatagtgccctcaaaactcatcactaagctaaggaccctgggactaaatggctccctctgcaactggatcctagacttcctgacggcccgtaccacaggtggtaagggtaggtaacaacacatccaccacaaatccttaacacgggggcccctcaagggtgtgtgctcagtcccctcccgtactccctgttcactcatgactgcacggccaggcacaactccaacatcatcattaagtttgctgatgacacaagagtggtaggcctgatcactgacaatgatgagacatcctatagggaggaggtcagggacctgaccttgtggtgcaaggacaacaacctctacctcaacgtgatcaagacaaaggagatgattgtggactacaggaaaaagaggacagagcatacccccattctcatcgacggggctgtagaggagcaggttgagagctccaacaaactaacatggtccaagcacaccaagacagtcgtgaagagggcacaacaaaacatattccccctcaggagactgaagagatttggcatgggtcctcagattctcaaaagattttacagctgcaccatcgagaccatcctgatgggttgcatcacagcctggtatggcagctgctcggcctcccaccgcaaggcactacagagtgtagtgtgtactgcccagtacatcactggggccaagcttcctgccatccaggacctctataccaggcagtgtcagagaaagGTCCTAAAAATCGtaaaagactctagccaccctagtcatagactgtgctctctgctaccacacggcaagcggtactggagcaccaagtctaggtccaagaggcttctaaacagctttaacccccaagccataagactcctcaacagctaatcaaatggctacccagactatttgcatcccccctccccccatgcttctactactctctgttattatctatgcataaccACTTTAacaaccctacctgcatgtacataattatctcaaatacctcgacaccagtgcccccgcacattgacccattgactctgtactggtaccccctgtatatagctggtctttaattatttgtttttcttatcttaCAGTTttcttaattttatttattttgatattttcttaaaactgcatagttggtgaagggcttgtaagcatttcacctgttgtattcggcgcatgtgacaaataacatttgatttgatataatatTTCTTACGATCTTCAGAAATGAAATACGCTTTTATTCAACGTGTGCCTTGcgcacacgtgtgtgtttgtattcagtgtGACTGTCAAACCTCAGATGGGCCAAAAAAAGGTGGGCGGGGTCAAACGTGGGCCGAATCGCACACTGCAGTCAGCCGTACATGGAGAAtgtctcgcttcgcctcttcttCTACTAGGCCAGTTTTCTGCTCCGTCACGTGATATTCCGGATGGGCTCTCGATTCAAATCCGGGTTGAAACGAAGTGACTTGAGAAGAAATGGCCGAGAAGAAGAAAGGTGAGAAATAATCTAGCAACAAATATTTGAAATATAATACATAGTTTAAATATATTGATCTAGGTAACTATCCACAAAGTCTTTAATCTGACTGAAAATATAAAATACTGGCACGCAAACTGCATGCGTTTGCCTTTCTTTACGTTAATGCACTTGAACGCTGCCCTTCAGAAAGTCAACTAGCATGTGCAAAATGTTATGCTAGCTAAAAATCGCAGTTAGTTAACGTTAGATAGATAGAAAGAACTCGGTGTGAAATGCACATCAGCGCGCCTCCGTTTGCAAGTCACGCCTGCTATTCAGCTAGCAGCTGTAACGGTAGTTGGCTAACGTAACTTCCAGTGCCCCTGGGTGTGTTGGTCGGTAGTTAGGTTAACCAGCTACTGAACTACTAacattagctaacacaacatttACTACTAACTAAGACACACACATTGGGTCCATTCAATAACTTTGTCATATAATATTTGGCATTAAGCCTTCCTTAACTGATATGGCATACATGACTGGTATGTCTTACTGTGCCGTTACTGAGGTCTCTTATAGGGGATAGTGAAGGCCATTTTATGGGACCCCGCCTACTTTCTTGTCCAATCTTGTAGTATTACTAACCACTTATTTTTGTTATTCGATGAGGTTTAATGGCGGTTGGCATCAAATGTTGCATTACTGCTACCTAAGAGACTGGAGTATAACTCCCttatagaaaataaataaacaacccACCCTTctccactatttaaatctatCTAGTCCTTCCTCAGGCCAACAGtctgaaaggatgggacaccaccacaccctgtaactcttctgacgtCAAGTCTCACACACCGAAATACCTCTGCAGCTACCACCACAACCTCAAGTTTCCAGCAACTTCCATTCCATCCCTGTTAGTACAGTTGATACCATTGCCATAAACGCTAAAAATCCAATCTTATGGAAGCATAAGttgttggcctatccctctgtactggtacagatctactactcacaccactcctctcaggatcccttgacccatcttcctctactttcttcactgcctcagcatatgacaattTCTGCagtactctaaccctggaaacctcaaccagCCTCTCTCACTGGACAtttgttttttctttctttttactattttctacattgtagaataatagtgaagacatcaaaactatgaaataacacatatggaatcatgtagtaacctggACTGCAGAGTAAtagaaaagcagccaaaaagtgctgagcatatgtgggaactccttcaagacagttggaaaagcattccaggtgaggctagttgagagaaggccaagagtgtgcaaagccgtcatcaagacaaagggtggctatttgaagaatctcaattataaaatatatttggattttaacacttttttggttgttacatgattccaaatgtgttatttcatagtattgatgtcttcactattattctacaatgtagaaaatagtaaaaagaaagaaaaaccctggaatgagtaggtgttctaaaacctttgaccgggAGTATATATATCCTAACATCATTTTGTCGGGTAAGGACATCAACATtaacatcaaaactcaaaaggacAGACAACGTctcttctgtttcaccactcaCACCACCCTGTCTGCGTCACTCCAAAAGACACcgggaatcttccccttcagttggttAACTTTCACATTTACCGCTATCCCAGTAATCACTTCTTTCAATGGTGTccttttcttgagagcaaaacaattcacATCACTTCTGGTTACCTTTACTGATTCTACAGCACCCAACTCTGTTTTCACCCATCCTGAAACCACAAATGTATCAGCCAAAAGGAAAGGGTCCACTTTTCCAAACATTTCACTCCTACCAGACTCTTCTTTATCCTGACTCTTGGTGCAAGCCTCGGGCTCTGAGAACTTCACACCTACCCCCTCCGATACTTTGCCCTCAATCACTTCtatttctcctcctgtcttcgaTCCGGTGTACAGTACACTCTGCTTATACTTTCTACCattcttattatttttttaaataatccctTTCCCCTGCACTTTAACCGATTCaagctcaccctcttcctccctctctctgacttcctctgcctctctttttccTGAGGAaggctttccaacagtcttgaaggagttcccacatatgctgagcacttgttgggtgcctttccttcactctccggtccaactcatctcaattggtttgaggtcgggttATTTGTGGAtgcaaggtcatctgatgcagcactctatcactctccttcttggtcaaatagccattacacagcctggaggtgtgttttgggtcattgtcctgttgaaaaacaaatgatagtcccactaagcacaaaccagatgggatggcatctcgttgcagaatgctgtggtagccatgctggttaagtgtgctttgaattctaaataaatcagacagtgtcaccagcaaagcaccatcacaccaccacctccatgcttcgtggtgggaatcacacatgtggagatcatccattcacctagtctgcgtctcacaaagacacggcagttggaaccaaacatatccaatttggactcatcagaccaaaggaccgatttccaccggtccaatgtccattgctcgtgtttcttggcccaagctagtctcttcttcttattgatgtcctttagtagtttctttacagcaattcaacctaactctaatgaacttatcctctgcagcagaggtaactctgggtcttcctttcctctggcggtcctcatgagaaccagtttcatcctagcacttgatggtttttgccactgcagttgaataaactttcaaagttcttgcttatttgagctgttcttgccacaatactgaatggtgttttaccaaataggctatcttctatataccactcctaccttgtcacaacacaactgattggctcaaacacattaagagggaaagaaattccacaaatggacttttaagaaggcacacctgttaattgaaatgcattccaggtgactacctcatgaagctggctgagagaatgccaagtgtgcaaagctggcaaagggtggctactttgaagaatctcaaatataaaatacattttgatttgttcaacactttttttggttactacatgattccatatgtgttatttcatagttttgatgtcttaaatatgattctacaatgtagaacgtaaaaataaaatccctggaatgagtcgttgtgtccaaacttttgactggtactgtgtgtgtatgtatgtatgtatgtatgtatgtgtatgtatatatatatatatatgttgtattttaCCCACTTTTTCCTCCACAATTTTGTGATACCCAATTGcgatccaattacgatcttgtctcattgcttctactccccaacgggctcgggagtggtgcaggtcgagtcatgcgtcctccaaatcATGAcctgcttcttaacacccgcccgcttaacccgggaAACTAGCtgcaccaacgtgtcggaggaaacactgttcaactaaCGACCAAAGTCATCTTGCAggtgcccggcctgccacaaggaggcACTAGAGCGCTATGAGTCAAGTAAAGcccctggccaaacccttccctaacccggacgatgctgagccaattgtgctccgccctatgagactcccggtcacagcctgttgtgacacagcctgggatcaatcccaggtctgtagtgatgcctcaagcactgctcTGCAGAGCCTTAGTccgctacgccactcgggaggccttatttatatattttataaagttgtgcactgggcctttactagtcctgtattagcagaccgGTATCGCTGTCTGTAGCGCAGGCAATTTTTTACAATTATATTTATTTGTTAAATGAcagccaagcatcgatgatcCTTTGGTCTTTGCATGCCTCCGAAGGCGCCGCAATTGCGTCACATCCTCCATACGgagcctccgaccacattttcagatcaagCATAAATGGGCTTTTAGGGTAGAGATGTCACAAGGATCCTGGATAGCACTGACCTTAAAACAAACGGCCAATTCCATAAAATGAAACAAAAGTGTTTCACTATCAATGGTATGCATCAAAAAGGATTGTGTCTGCCAGGTCAGTGTGTTTGATCTTGAGACAGACCAAATCTCTCGACTGCTGAGCTGATCACAAGTTTGTCTGACAAAGTGAAATTGATGGCCATCTGGTTTCTCTAGGCTGGTCTATTTTAGGCCTCTATTTTCAAGTGTCCAGAAGCCTGGATTTGTAAAGGTCAATGTAGTCTACTTTCTGGCATCAGACACAGCATAAGATGCACACTTGGACGAGCCAAGGACGATCAAGCGTATGACTTTGAAATCAATGTAATAATTGGCTATATCAAATTACAACTAGATACAGTTACATGGTGGTGGGTCTgactctttttttgttgttgtgtgatttgttcTTCTAGATAAGAGTGAGGAGGTGGTAGAGTATCTTCTAGATAAGAGTGAAGAGGTGGTAGACTATGCCAAGAAACAGAGATGGTGGAACAAAATTTTTGGCAAGAACTCTGGGCCAGTAGCAGAGAAGTATGATGTTGCCACCCAGCTTGCCATTGGTGGAGTGTCTGGCTGGTGAGCCAATCAGTCCTGATTGTGTAATATGAATAAATAATAAATGGATAAGCCATGTGAATTTGCTGTGGTGTTCTACAATTTGAACCATTTATGAATTGGCAGGTCTCTGTTTAATAGCTCTTTTTGCTCTTAGGTGTGCTGGGTATTTGTTCCAGAAAGTTGGAAAGCTGGCGGCTTCAGCAGTGGGTGGAGGCTTCTTTTTGCTTCAGGTAAGGTGTGACTTCTTATGCTCTGCATTAATTTATTTTGTGTTTGAAAATCCATAGTTCTAAACAACACCTGACCGACTTATTTACCTACATTTAACACATATTTGACACTCATTTTTCACATTAGGACACATGGAAGTGTGTTATGGCTCAACCCCAGTCACATTGCCATTATTGGTGTGTGATTAATTTCCTTCTAGATTGCCAACCACACAGGGTACATAAAAGTGGACTGGAAGAGAGTGGAGCGTGATGTAAACAAGGCCAAGAAGCAGCTGAAGTTGAATACAGAAAAGCCCAGTAAGGAAGTCAGGACAAAAGTGGATGAGGTAAGGGGTCATCATGGTCTACTATAAAATGGTGGATGTTTTCTCTCTTTGGTGTTGTGATTTTAGCATTTCAAATATGCTCATGACTAATGGTATGATGTTGAAGCTATCCACACCTTTTTACTCCAGAGTATAAAAGAGAACAAAGTCAAATATATGGAAGCCCATTCCTGCCACCCAAAAAAGAACATCTGActtgagttgtgagatagtaagTCATTATAAGTAGGATTGTCATGATACCAGTGTCGTgacacaaagaaaacaggaatTAGACTAACTCTATGGTCCTACTTTATTTTAAAATGTCGGTGCTATAGTTTGCAAAATAAACATGTGACTCTTGGTGACAACATAATGCTGTTTGTTTCTAACATTTTGACTTTTTTCTTAGAGAAATTgaatgttttgtttccttgccacgatacttcATATCGCAATACTTGTATCGTGGCAAGCaaacaaaacatatttaattTCTCGAGGAAAAAAGTAATAACCCTAATTATGAGATAGTAAGTCATCAACTCACATCAACAAAACTCTCCAATTCATTAATATCAAAGCTTGCACGTTGACTATAGGACACAGATATGGTTATCCTTTAAAGTTGTTACATGCTTTGGTTTTttcatttatgttttgaggttgtaCTTTCGCACGTATAGCTTTTTAGCACATAGGGCACACCGATTTGTCACCTTgtcagtcagtatgtgttacacctgtgctggttgccatctcgttagtgggaaggtgtttcacctgtgttggcccaggtgctatttaggAGTGGCTGGGCCAGTGTTCCAGTGGAGCTTGAGAGATGGGGAGGGCTACACTTCACATCAGCTGAGGTGCGAGTTCAACTTAGTTAAGTTTTAAAGAAGCCTGAGTTTGTGTTCCCCGAAACAAATGACATTTTGTCTgatggttattgtcatgcaaaagactgctAGTATCAAGGTACAGTTTATCCTCCACGCATACAGTCCCTGATGCACGCCTTTGGAACCGCTACATTTagaaaagtctaataaatcaatttaatatacaCCACAGTAAATCTGTTTATTTTAGTCAGGTCTAAAACATTTAtgatattgtaatgaaacagcagggagcaggtctcgaaccctcgacccaGAGGTCctgcgcgctatcgactgtgccgcaaaagcatgctcatgCGGCAGGGTCGATTTCCACGctaataaacccagggtcgttacactaaTCCCTCCTTTCAAAGAGCGTGTCCTCGCGCTAGCTTGTGACTCTACGTCTTACAGGAACGCGCTCACCggccaagcacacgcactgtTGTGGATGCAAGGTCCaatcacttctgacaccaatgtaatgaaacggcagggagcaggtctcgaaccctcgaccttcgagcccgaggtccggcgcgctatctactgtgccgcaaaagcatgcggCAGgttcgatttccgcgcttataaacccagggtagTTACACTATGAAGAAAATGTcattcagaagaacagaatatgagttggcctactgtaggcccatgttatctggctatgctccaTGCTGTAGGCTTGTTAATTTGACTGACCAGATATGCTTAAGTCCTGTGCCATTTTCAGATTTTATAGTAAATTGAATTTGAGGATATTTTTCTCATTACAGAGCGAGTGCTCATGGTGTGGCTATGTTGAGCGTAAAAATGGTAATTTGAA
It contains:
- the LOC109873836 gene encoding FUN14 domain-containing protein 1A produces the protein MAEKKKDKSEEVVEYLLDKSEEVVDYAKKQRWWNKIFGKNSGPVAEKYDVATQLAIGGVSGWCAGYLFQKVGKLAASAVGGGFFLLQIANHTGYIKVDWKRVERDVNKAKKQLKLNTEKPSKEVRTKVDEVQTFVKKNIVLTGGFAGGFLLGLAS